The following proteins are encoded in a genomic region of Brachypodium distachyon strain Bd21 chromosome 1, Brachypodium_distachyon_v3.0, whole genome shotgun sequence:
- the LOC100825894 gene encoding 60S ribosomal protein L24 codes for MVLKTELCRFSGAKIYPGKGIRFIRADSQVFLFANSKCKRYFHNRLKPAKLTWTAMYRKQHKKDIHAEAAKKRRRTTKKPYSRSIVGASLDVIQKKRAEKPEVRDAAREAALREIKERIKKTKDEKRAKKVEVTKSHKTAGKGNAPKPGKAPKLGGGGGKR; via the exons atggttctCAA GACAGAGCTCTGCCGATTCAGTGGTGCAAAGATATACCCAGGGAAGGGTATCCGGTTCATCCGTGCAGACTCTCAA GTCTTCCttttcgccaactccaaatgCAAGCGCTACTTCCACAACCGTCTCAAGCCTGCTAAGCTTACATGGACAGCCATGTACAGGAAGCAGCACAAGAAG GATATCCACGCTGAGGCTGCCAAGAAAAGGCGCCGTACCACCAAGAAGCCATACTCCAGGTCAATTGTCGGTGCTTCCCTTGACGTCATCCAGAAGAAGAGAGCTGAGAAGCCTGAGGTCCGTGATGCCGCCAGGGAAGCAGCTCTCCG TGAGATCAAGGAACGCATTAAGAAGACAAAGGATGAGAAGAGAGCAAAGAAGGTGGAGGTGACGAAATCTCACAAGACCGCCGGAAAGGGCAACGCTCCCAAGCCCGGGAAGGCCCCCAAGcttggaggaggcggcggaaaGCGCTAG
- the LOC100823743 gene encoding NAC domain-containing protein 2, with translation MAVRGTRRERDAEAELNLPPGFRFHPTDDELVEHYLCRKAAGGRLPVPIIAEVDLYKFDPWALPDRALFGTKEWYFFTPRDRKYPNGSRPNRAAGNGYWKATGADKPVAPHGRTLGIKKALVFYAGKAPKGVKTDWIMHEYRLADAGRAAAAGAKKGSLRLDDWVLCRLYNKKNEWEKMQMQQQLVGAKEATKQESSDMVITSHSNNNNNSQQSHSWGEARTPESEIVDHDDPSSFPAAFQSPAAQEMLATMMVPKKEAADDAGAGAGRNDLFVDLSYDDIQSMYSGLDMMPPGDDLLYSTLFASPRVRGTNQAGAGVGGMPGPF, from the exons ATGGCAGTGAGAGGCACCAGGAGGGAGCGTGACGCGGAGGCGGAGCTGAACCTGCCGCCGGGGTTCCGCTTCCACCCGACAGACGACGAGCTCGTCGAGCACTACCTATGCCGGAAAGCCGCGGGGGGCCGTCTGCCGGTGCCGATCATCGCCGAGGTCGACCTCTACAAGTTCGACCCGTGGGCGCTGCCCGACAGGGCGCTCTTCGGGACCAAGGAGTGGTACTTCTTCACCCCGAGGGACCGCAAGTACCCCAACGGGTCCCGCCCCAACCGCGCCGCCGGCAACGGGTACTGGAAGGCCACGGGCGCCGATAAGCCCGTCGCGCCCCATGGACGCACCTTGGGGATCAAGAAGGCCCTCGTGTTTTATGCTGGGAAGGCTCCCAAAGGGGTTAAGACTGATTGGATCATGCATGAGTACCGCCTCGCTGATgctggccgcgccgccgccgccggtgccaagAAGGGGTCCCTCAGG TTGGATGATTGGGTTCTGTGCCGGCTGTACAACAAGAAGAACGAGTGGGAGAAGATgcagatgcagcagcagctggtggGGGCGAAGGAGGCCACGAAGCAGGAGTCGTCGGACATGGTGATCACCTCGCactccaacaacaacaacaactcgCAGCAGTCGCACTCGTGGGGCGAGGCGCGCACGCCGGAGTCGGAGATCGTGGACCACGACGACCCGTCTTCCTTCCCGGCGGCGTTCCAGAGCCCCGCGGCGCAGGAGATGCTGGCCACCATGATGGTGCCcaagaaggaggcggcggacgacgccggcgccggggcagGCAGGAACGACCTGTTCGTGGACCTCAGCTACGACGACATCCAGAGCATGTACAGCGGCCTCGACATGATGCCGCCGGGCGACGACCTCCTCTACTCCACCCTCTTCGCGTCGCCTAGGGTCAGGGGCACCAAccaggccggcgccggcgtcggcggcatGCCGGGCCCCTTCTGA